Proteins encoded by one window of Nodosilinea sp. PGN35:
- a CDS encoding YifB family Mg chelatase-like AAA ATPase, with protein MLARVWSAALVGIDALKVGVEVDISGGLPGVVVVGLPDTAVQESRERVKAALKNAGFPFPMRKVVINLTPADLRKEGPIFDLPISVGILAAAEQVNTDALNDLLFLGEVSLDGSLRAVAGVLPIAAAAQKLGIRGLVVPADNGREAAVVPGLTVYSFNHLSEVADFLNHPAGHTPVAVDTTLAMSAAPNALDLRDVKGQAQARRALEIAAAGGHNLIFVGPPGSGKTMLARRLPSILPPLQFEEALDVTQIHSVAGLLKEKGTLVNTRPFRSPHHSASGPSLVGGGSYPKPGEISLAHRGILFLDELTEFKRDVLEYLRQPLEDGYVTITRTRQSVVFPAQFTLIASTNPCPCGFYGDSVQPCTCTPRSREAYWSRLSGPLMDRIDLQVVVSRIKPEEMTQHQPGEASAPVRDRVQAARQRARDRFKTEPGLQCNADMQSRHLKHWCPLDDTSKTLLEGAVRKLGLSARATDRILKVGRTIADLDGAEDLQTHHIAEAIQYRTIDRMQ; from the coding sequence ATGCTGGCAAGGGTCTGGAGCGCAGCGCTGGTGGGTATTGACGCCCTCAAAGTGGGGGTCGAGGTCGATATCTCGGGCGGCCTACCCGGCGTGGTGGTCGTGGGCCTGCCCGACACCGCCGTGCAGGAGTCCCGCGAGCGGGTGAAGGCGGCGCTCAAAAATGCAGGCTTCCCCTTCCCCATGCGCAAGGTGGTGATCAACCTCACCCCCGCCGACCTGCGCAAAGAAGGCCCTATTTTTGACCTGCCCATCAGCGTCGGCATTCTCGCCGCCGCCGAGCAGGTGAATACCGATGCCCTCAACGACCTGCTGTTTTTGGGCGAAGTGTCCCTGGATGGCAGCCTGCGGGCGGTGGCCGGGGTGCTGCCGATCGCCGCCGCCGCGCAAAAACTGGGCATTCGCGGCCTGGTGGTGCCCGCCGACAACGGGCGCGAGGCCGCCGTGGTGCCGGGGCTCACGGTCTACAGCTTCAACCATCTGTCGGAGGTAGCCGATTTTCTCAACCATCCCGCTGGCCATACCCCCGTGGCAGTCGATACCACCCTGGCCATGAGTGCCGCCCCCAACGCCCTGGACTTGCGGGATGTGAAGGGGCAGGCCCAGGCCCGCCGGGCGCTGGAGATCGCCGCAGCGGGGGGGCACAATTTGATTTTTGTGGGGCCGCCGGGCAGCGGCAAAACCATGCTGGCCCGGCGGCTGCCCTCCATTCTGCCGCCCCTCCAGTTTGAAGAGGCGCTGGATGTGACGCAGATTCACTCGGTTGCCGGGCTGCTGAAGGAAAAAGGCACCCTGGTGAACACGCGCCCCTTTCGCAGCCCGCACCACTCGGCCTCGGGGCCATCGCTGGTGGGCGGCGGCAGCTACCCCAAACCGGGGGAAATTTCCCTGGCCCACCGGGGCATTCTCTTTCTCGACGAATTGACGGAATTTAAGCGCGACGTGCTGGAGTACCTGCGCCAGCCCTTAGAGGACGGCTACGTCACCATTACCCGCACGCGGCAGTCGGTGGTGTTTCCGGCCCAGTTTACCCTGATTGCCAGCACCAACCCCTGTCCCTGCGGCTTCTACGGCGACTCGGTGCAGCCCTGCACCTGCACCCCCCGCAGCCGCGAAGCCTACTGGTCGCGCCTCTCAGGGCCACTGATGGATCGGATTGATTTGCAGGTGGTGGTCAGCCGCATCAAGCCCGAAGAGATGACCCAGCACCAGCCGGGGGAGGCCTCGGCACCGGTGCGCGATCGCGTCCAGGCGGCCCGGCAGCGGGCCCGCGATCGCTTCAAAACCGAGCCCGGTTTGCAGTGCAACGCCGACATGCAAAGCCGCCACCTGAAGCACTGGTGCCCCCTGGATGACACCAGCAAAACCCTGCTGGAGGGGGCCGTCCGCAAGCTGGGCCTCTCGGCCCGTGCCACCGATCGCATTCTCAAAGTCGGTCGCACCATCGCCGACCTGGATGGGGCCGAGGACTTGCAAACCCACCATATCGCCGAAGCGATCCAGTACCGCACCATCGATCGCATGCAGTGA
- a CDS encoding glutamate synthase subunit beta has protein sequence MGKPTGFMEYLREVAQEVAPADRIRNWDEFHLHMPEENLRTQGARCMDCGTPFCHTGMTISGMASGCPINNLIPEWNDLVYRGLWEEALDRLHKTNNFPEFTGRVCPAPCEGSCVLGITSPPVTIKNIEYSIAEKGWESGWITPNPPQQRTGKKVAVIGSGPAGLAAAAQLNSAGHWVTVYERADRPGGLLMYGIPNMKLDKKQVVQRRLDVLEAEGVTFVCNTEVGKDISAENLLKEFDSVVLCTGSTKPRDLPIEGRELKGIHFAMEFLTANTQALLDGYPGNDYISAAGKDVVIIGGGDTGTDCVGTSIRHGCNSVTQVEIMPQPPETRSAGNPWPEWPKVYKMDYGQEEAAAMFGDDPRAYLTTATKFEGDEQGNVKAVHTVQIQWGKDENGRFVPQNVPGTEKVIPAQLVLLAMGFLGPEQPLIDALGLEKDGRSNVKAEHEQYTTSIPGVFAAGDCRRGQSLVVWAINEGRGAARECDRYLMGTTELP, from the coding sequence ATGGGAAAACCGACTGGCTTTATGGAGTACCTGCGGGAAGTGGCGCAAGAAGTCGCCCCCGCCGATCGCATTCGCAACTGGGACGAGTTTCACCTCCATATGCCGGAGGAAAACCTCCGCACCCAGGGAGCCCGCTGCATGGACTGCGGCACCCCCTTCTGCCACACCGGCATGACCATCAGCGGCATGGCCAGCGGCTGCCCGATCAACAACCTGATCCCTGAATGGAACGACCTGGTCTATCGTGGCCTGTGGGAAGAAGCCCTCGATCGCCTGCACAAGACCAACAACTTCCCCGAGTTTACCGGGCGCGTCTGCCCCGCCCCCTGCGAGGGCTCCTGTGTGCTGGGCATCACCAGCCCCCCGGTGACGATTAAAAACATCGAGTATTCCATTGCCGAAAAGGGCTGGGAATCGGGCTGGATTACCCCCAACCCGCCCCAGCAGCGCACTGGCAAAAAAGTCGCCGTGATTGGCTCTGGCCCCGCTGGCCTGGCCGCCGCCGCCCAGCTCAACTCGGCGGGCCACTGGGTCACCGTGTACGAACGGGCCGATCGCCCCGGCGGCCTGCTGATGTACGGCATCCCCAACATGAAGCTGGACAAGAAACAGGTGGTGCAGCGCCGCCTCGACGTGCTGGAGGCCGAGGGCGTCACCTTTGTGTGCAATACCGAAGTGGGCAAAGACATCTCAGCCGAAAACCTGCTGAAGGAGTTCGACTCGGTGGTGCTCTGCACCGGCTCCACCAAACCCCGCGACCTACCCATCGAAGGCCGCGAGCTGAAGGGCATTCACTTTGCCATGGAATTTCTCACCGCCAACACCCAGGCGCTGCTGGATGGCTACCCCGGCAACGACTACATCTCGGCGGCGGGCAAAGACGTGGTGATCATCGGCGGCGGCGACACGGGGACTGACTGCGTGGGCACCTCCATTCGCCACGGGTGCAACAGCGTCACCCAGGTAGAAATTATGCCCCAGCCGCCGGAGACGCGCTCGGCGGGCAATCCCTGGCCCGAGTGGCCCAAGGTCTACAAAATGGATTACGGTCAGGAAGAAGCCGCCGCCATGTTTGGCGACGACCCCCGCGCCTACCTGACCACCGCCACCAAATTCGAGGGCGATGAGCAGGGCAATGTGAAAGCGGTTCACACCGTCCAGATTCAGTGGGGCAAAGACGAGAACGGGCGGTTTGTGCCCCAGAACGTGCCCGGCACCGAGAAGGTGATCCCCGCCCAGCTGGTGCTGCTGGCGATGGGCTTTCTCGGCCCCGAGCAGCCGCTGATCGACGCCCTGGGGCTGGAGAAAGATGGCCGCAGCAACGTCAAGGCTGAGCACGAGCAGTACACCACCTCGATTCCAGGCGTGTTTGCGGCGGGGGATTGTCGCCGGGGTCAGAGCCTGGTGGTGTGGGCGATCAATGAGGGCCGGGGGGCGGCAAGGGAGTGCGATCGCTACCTGATGGGCACCACCGAACTGCCCTAG
- a CDS encoding DUF4258 domain-containing protein, which yields MAASIESIRQKFAEDQFEFSKHAVDQSIVRRILVREVREAIASGHVIEDYPDDKYGPSCLILGFTQTQRPLHIQCSYPSRPIIKIITLYEPETEKWNRDFTKRR from the coding sequence ATGGCTGCAAGTATCGAGAGCATCCGTCAAAAGTTTGCTGAAGACCAATTTGAGTTCTCTAAGCATGCGGTTGATCAGTCTATTGTGCGTCGGATCTTGGTACGGGAGGTGCGGGAGGCGATCGCGAGTGGTCATGTTATTGAAGACTATCCAGATGACAAATACGGGCCGAGCTGTTTGATTTTGGGATTTACTCAAACCCAGCGCCCTCTTCATATTCAATGCAGTTATCCCTCCCGACCAATCATCAAAATCATTACCTTGTACGAACCTGAAACCGAGAAATGGAACCGCGATTTTACGAAAAGGAGATGA